Proteins encoded by one window of Arachis ipaensis cultivar K30076 chromosome B04, Araip1.1, whole genome shotgun sequence:
- the LOC107637309 gene encoding receptor-like protein 12, with the protein MMMNGVVYVVLVVQVLAWTSSAVVVASGKCIESERQALLSLKRGFNARDDDDWLSSWGDGEQQKECCIWEGVKCSNVTGHVLMLDLHGYHFAGSISPSLAELHYLNYLDLSFNNLVGGFPLQLTNMSFLRYLDLSFNTFDEIILPQLGNLLSLEHLDLSGIGFSGTIPHHFKNLSRLQYLQLDPYNENYLLSSDLQWLSQLPSLRHFSLSQVNLSGASNWQRQVSSLSHLQYLDLSHCNLVDSMSTSSLASPANFSTSLSYVDISHNSLRDASFIFPWLMNSTSSLVTLIMNDNGLTGTIPLSLFHSCNLANLDLSKNNLTGEFHECIRIFSHCAHKPLQILDLGSNEITGMVPDLSHLSSLQKLRLDNNRLNGAIHEGIGQLSNLSELSLGNNLLHGLISETHFSTLSNLHTLDLSHNALVFNISAEWVAPFDLRIINLASCNLGANFPRWLQTQVNIGHLDISQAQISSSVPNWFWERFSTISYLNLSHNHIRGKIEGSVPGNNIVSLQTIDLSFNLFEGPIPAFLSSASQLLLSNNRFSTVNPFLCANSWKFTKFMDLSNNYPRGQLPDCWMGFEFLVLLDLSDNHFYGNMPRSLGSLKNIQSIHLGGNNFSGEIPSSLNNCTQLQVFDAANNQLSGTIPSWIGENIAKLLVLNLHSNKFHGSIPLSICNLHQLRVLDLSLNILSGNVPKCISNLSAMATQANPDATISHGYNYVFAAFHDTTGYYQLEFPGFYNDSTSLMWKGKMSKYGSILGLLRSIDFSNNRLTGEIPSEMMSLIGLVSLNLSRNLFSGHIPPTIGQLKSIDFLDLSRNHLSGTIPSQLAQLDRLSVLDLSYNDLSGEIPLGTQLQTRDASDYAGNPKLCGAPLNKTCPIHGHQISEHEADGDDEQFVSEGFYIAMAAGFVMAFWGVCFSLILKKSWRYAYFKLLNDVYDKLYVFIAIKVAKFKRIRSQG; encoded by the coding sequence ATGATGATGAATGGTGTAGTCTATGTGGTGTTGGTGGTGCAGGTACTTGCATGGACCAGcagtgcagtggtggtggcaagTGGGAAGTGCATTGAGAGTGAAAGGCAAGCTCTGCTTTCTCTCAAACGTGGCTTCAATGCCAGGGATGATGACGATTGGCTGTCTTCATGGGGAGATGGGGAGCAGCAGAAGGAGTGTTGCATCTGGGAAGGCGTCAAGTGCAGCAATGTAACTGGTCATGTTCTCATGCTTGATCTCCATGGTTATCACTTTGCTGGCTCCATAAGCCCATCACTGGCTGAGTTACATTATTTGAACTATTTGGACCTTAGTTTCAATAATTTGGTTGGAGGATTCCCACTTCAACTCACAAATATGTCATTCTTGAGATATTTGGATCTTAGTTTTAATACCTTCGATGAAATAATACTTCCTCAGCTTGGAAATCTCTTATCCTTGGAGCATCTTGATCTAAGTGGAATTGGATTCAGCGGAACCATTCCTCAtcatttcaaaaatctttctcgTTTACAGTATCTCCAGCTCGATCCTTACAATGAGAACTACTTGTTAAGTTCTGATTTGCAATGGCTATCTCAACTTCCATCCTTGAGGCATTTCTCACTTAGTCAGGTTAACCTCAGTGGTGCCAGCAATTGGCAACGACAAGTGAGTAGCCTTTCTCATCTTCAATATTTAGACTTGAGTCATTGCAATCTTGTTGATTCCATGTCCACTTCATCACTTGCATCCCCTGCTAATTTCTCCACTTCTCTCTCATATGTGGATATCTCTCACAACTCTCTAAGGGATGCATCCTTCATATTCCCATGGTTAATGAATTCCACTAGCAGCCTTGTTACTCTCATAATGAATGATAATGGTTTAACAGGAACCATTCCACTATCTTTGTTTCATAGTTGCAATTTGGCAAACCTAGATCTATCCAAGAATAATCTAACAGGGGAGTTTCATGAATGTATTCGAATATTTTCTCATTGTGCTCATAAACCCTTACAAATCTTGGATCTGGGATCGAATGAAATTACAGGAATGGTGCCTGATCTCTCACATCTTTCATCGTTGCAAAAGTTACGACTTGATAACAACAGATTAAATGGGGCCATACATGAAGGCATTGGGCAACTATCCAATTTAAGTGAGTTAAGTCTTGGAAATAACTTATTGCATGGTTTGATATCTGAAACTCATTTCTCAACACTTTCCAATCTTCACACTTTGGATTTGTCTCATAATGCGTTGGTTTTTAATATTAGCGCTGAATGGGTTGCCCCGTTCGATTTACGTATCATTAACTTGGCTTCTTGCAATTTGGGGGCTAACTTTCCGAGATGGCTTCAGACCCAAGTGAATATTGGGCACTTGGATATTTCACAAGCTCAAATATCTAGCTCAGTTCCTAATTGGTTTTGGGAACGTTTTTCTACGATATCGTATTTGAATCTTTCTCACAACCATATTAGAGGAAAAATTGAAGGCTCCGTTCCAGGCAATAATATTGTAAGTCTTCAAACAATTGATTTAAGCTTCAATTTATTTGAAGGCCCAATTCCAGCATTCCTTTCATCTGCTTCACAACTTTTATTGTCCAATAATAGATTCTCAACTGTAAATCCTTTTTTATGTGCAAACTCGTGGAAATTCACAAAATTTATGGATTTGTCAAACAACTACCCTAGAGGACAACTTCCGgattgttggatgggttttgaaTTCTTGGTTCTTCTAGATTTGTCTGATAATCATTTTTATGGAAATATGCCAAGGTCTCTGGGATCATTAAAAAATATCCAGTCAATACATTTAGGAGGGAATAATTTTTCAGGAGAGATACCATCATCCTTGAATAATTGCACACAACTACAAGTTTTTGATGCTGCTAACAATCAGTTGTCTGGAACAATACCAAGTTGGATTGGAGAAAATATTGCAAAGCTACTTGTACTTAACTTACATTCTAACAAGTTTCATGGGAGCATTCCATTAAGTATTTGCAATCTTCATCAACTCCGTGTCTTGGATCTGTCTCTAAATATTCTCTCTGGCAATGTACCTAAATGCATAAGTAATCTTTCTGCTATGGCCACTCAAGCAAATCCAGATGCAACCATTAGCCATGGCTATAATTATGTATTTGCCGCTTTCCATGATACTACTGGTTACTATCAACTTGAATTTCCAGGATTTTATAATGATAGTACTTCACTCATGTGGAAAGGGAAAATGTCAAAATATGGAAGCATTCTAGGTCTATTGAGAAGTATTGATTTCTCCAACAACAGGTTAACAGGGGAAATACCAAGTGAGATGATGAGTCTTATTGGCTTGGTTTCTTTAAATCTTTCAAGAAACTTGTTTAGTGGACACATTCCTCCAACTATTGGACAGCTGAAGTCAATAGATTTTCTTGATCTATCCAGAAATCATTTGTCAGGAACAATTCCTTCACAGCTTGCTCAGCTTGACCGTCTCAGTGTTCTTGACTTGTCATACAATGATTTATCCGGAGAAATCCCACTTGGCACGCAACTTCAAACTAGGGATGCCTCTGATTATGCAGGAAATCCAAAACTTTGTGGTGCTCCTCTCAACAAAACTTGTCCCATACATGGTCATCAGATCAGTGAACATGAAGCTGATGGTGATGATGAACAATTTGTAAGCGAGGGGTTCTACATTGCTATGGCTGCTGGATTTGTTATGGCATTTTGGGGAGTTTGCTTCTCATTGATTTTGAAGAAATCTTGGAGATATGCTTATTTCAAGTTGTTGAATGATGTCTATGACAAGCTCTATGTATTTATAGCAATTAAGGTGGCCAAATTCAAAAGGATCAGATCTCAAGGATGA
- the LOC107637311 gene encoding uncharacterized protein LOC107637311 produces the protein MAEICDMLMDVNPRKLQWTFKVYVVHLWEVPNKFNKNEINGMEMLLQDMKGGRIQASIPKPLVKKWRGSILEFNMYVMSNFIVVDKKEKIRTTRNRWTINFSQRTTVIPVSHPSFPLKAFSFKPIPELLAAEKLDDSLLIDVIGEVVGKEDPRELITSKGKETKRLAVLIEDLENNSIGCVLFGDMVDQILPYLKEERVEPLIVIAQCFKPSRWNEKTSVQSHFDYSKLRINADLEEVRVFRDRRLSGKPANSARISQVSSHGPRSGAEELRRGEAIVKTIEEVLNSTQEGPVWIAGTIVSINSDKDDWFYKSCRKCPKKVETPIGNRYECGKCGHTHGAASVRYKVEVMACDGTGSIALLMWDRETVQLCRRQADQIKDEVVLGGDGYPPTLETMMDRKLLFKVNVKSSNIRQYDHIYTVMKICDDEKIVKMNPPKEIQNSDFAAVNENVCSDSIDVSAVVANMHNNTDSILTLDDLEECVTSLKEETPIKRAAMGVKHTLTINVDNENEVGFSTNKFSRKGGKRQKIQISGSEN, from the exons ATGGCAGAAATATGTGATATGTTAATGGATGTTAATCCAAGAAAACTCCAATGGACCTTCAAAGTTTATGTTGTGCACTTATGGGAAGTTCcaaacaagttcaacaaaaacGAAATCAATggtatggagatgcttcttcaAGATATGAAG GGTGGTAGAATCCAAGCTTCAATCCCAAAGCCATTAGTGAAGAAGTGGAGAGGCAGCATATTGGAGTTTAACATGTACGTCATGTCTAACTTCATTGTGGTGGATAAGAAAGAAAAAATCAGGACAACCAGGAATAGATGGACTATAAACTTTTCACAGAGAACCACTGTTATTCCGGTATCTCATCCAAGTTTTCCTCTAAAGGCATTTTCTTTTAAGCCAATCCCTGAGCTGCTGGCAGCTGAGAAGCTCGATGATTCATTACTTATAG ATGTGATAGGTGAAGTTGTTGGAAAAGAAGATCCAAGAGAATTGATTACTAGCAAAGGCAAGGAGACAAAACGTTTGGCTGTTTTGATAGAGGACCTTGA AAATAACAGTATTGGTTGTGTGTTGTTTGGAGACATGGTAGATCAAATTCTACCCTATCTTAAAGAAGAAAGGGTTGAGCCTTTGATAGTTATAGCGCAGTGCTTTAAACCAAGCAGGTGGAATG AAAAAACATCAGTACAAAGTCATTTTGATTATTCAAAGTTACGTATTAATGCTGATCTGGAAGAGGTTAGAGTTTTCCGTGACAG GAGGCTTTCTGGGAAACCTGCAAACTCGGCTAGAATTAGTCAAGTGTCATCCCATGGTCCGCGTTCTGGTGCTGAGGAACTAAGGAGGGGAGAAGCCATTGTTAAAACTATAGAGGAAGTCCTCAACTCAACACAG GAAGGGCCTGTATGGATTGCTGGTACAATAGTTTCAATAAACTCTGACAAGGATGATTGGTTTTATAAATCATGTCGAAAATGCCCGAAAAAAGTAGAAACTCCTATTGGAAACAGATATGAGTGTGGAAAATGTGGACATACTCATGGAGCTGCATCAGTTAG GTACAAAGTTGAGGTAATGGCATGTGATGGAACTGGGAGCATAGCATTGCTAATGTGGGATAGGGAGACAGTCCAGCTCTGTAGGAGGCAGGCGGACCAGATCAAGGATGAGGTT GTTTTGGGTGGAGATGGATACCCCCCAACTTTGGAAACAATGATGGATAGAAAGTTACTTTTCAAGGTTAATGTTAAATCTTCAAACATTAGACAATATGATCATATTTATACAGTCATGAAAATTTGTGATGATGAGAAAATTGTAAAGATGAATCCCCCAAAGGAAATTCAAAACTCCGACTTTGCTGCTGTAAAT GAGAATGTGTGCAGTGACTCAATTGATGTGTCAGCAGTTGTGGCCAATATGCATAACAACACTGATTCTATTCTTACTTTG GATGATTTGGAAGAATGTGTCACCAGCCTTAAAGAGGAAACCCCAATTAAAAGAGCTGCCATGGGGGTAAAACATACTTTGACTATAAATGTTGACAATGAAAACGAAGTGGGATTTTCAACCAACAAATTTAGTCGAAAAGGTGGAAAAAGACAGAAGATACAAATTAGTGGGAGTGAAAATTGA